One window of Hujiaoplasma nucleasis genomic DNA carries:
- a CDS encoding CpsD/CapB family tyrosine-protein kinase → MEFFEYRNVVLEMPNSPEAEAYRKLELNIRLHGIDKPIQVIQTTSATPRDGKTTTAINLAAVYRERGKKTLIIDFDLRKPKIHRAFKKANDLGFYDYIVEDKSVEDIIIKDESGIDLILSGQHTTSPHIILESKKTHALVDYVKSKYDVIIVDSPPVLSVTDAFIISKMVEGVIYVVAYNQTKKEEAKMGLKQLQDAGINILGSVFANVDPKITGYSYNYYYSKEE, encoded by the coding sequence ATGGAATTTTTTGAATATAGAAATGTTGTCTTAGAAATGCCTAATTCTCCTGAAGCTGAAGCTTACAGAAAATTAGAATTAAATATACGTTTACACGGCATTGATAAACCTATCCAAGTTATTCAAACCACATCCGCAACTCCTAGAGATGGTAAAACTACTACAGCTATAAATTTAGCAGCTGTTTATAGAGAACGTGGAAAAAAGACTTTAATTATAGATTTTGATTTAAGGAAACCAAAAATTCATCGTGCCTTTAAAAAAGCCAATGATTTAGGCTTTTATGATTATATAGTTGAAGATAAATCAGTTGAAGACATCATCATTAAAGATGAATCTGGCATTGACTTAATTCTATCTGGCCAACACACAACAAGTCCACATATTATTTTAGAAAGCAAAAAAACTCATGCTTTAGTTGATTATGTGAAAAGTAAATACGATGTGATTATTGTCGATTCACCACCAGTTTTATCTGTGACTGATGCCTTTATTATTTCTAAAATGGTTGAAGGTGTTATATATGTTGTGGCTTACAACCAAACCAAAAAAGAAGAAGCTAAAATGGGCTTAAAACAACTACAAGATGCCGGTATTAACATATTAGGATCTGTATTCGCTAATGTAGATCCAAAAATCACAGGTTACTCATATAATTACTATTACAGTAAAGAGGAGTAA
- a CDS encoding undecaprenyl-diphosphate phosphatase — MDLLELVRYILYGIVQGIFEVLPISSSGQVAFIQFIVNDQFEYSQFFLIVVNLGSLFALIVYFRKNIKELLCHTYLDLVKKKDNPEYKKSSIYLKNILIAIIPIGILGTILTLSGIDIANISLIIIGVGALLTGTILYLSRHRTDLYTSTKVTAKKAWVIGLFQILALIPGVSRLAVTATAGTQQELSYNTALKFSLLMSIPISLGSILVYVVRGFVDIHSLLDFDTSLWYMYFYYFTSMFISFFGTLYALKFIFIITQKGNFRMFYVYNVIFGLIALLIGIIRY, encoded by the coding sequence ATGGATTTACTAGAATTAGTCCGTTATATACTTTATGGTATTGTTCAAGGAATATTCGAAGTATTACCAATATCTTCAAGTGGCCAAGTGGCCTTTATTCAGTTTATAGTCAATGATCAATTTGAATACAGTCAATTCTTTTTAATTGTAGTCAATTTAGGATCGTTATTCGCATTAATCGTATATTTCAGAAAAAATATAAAAGAATTATTATGTCATACATACTTAGATTTGGTTAAGAAAAAAGATAATCCAGAATATAAAAAATCATCCATATATTTAAAAAATATTTTGATTGCTATTATACCTATAGGTATATTAGGGACAATCTTGACCTTATCTGGTATTGATATTGCCAATATATCTTTAATTATTATTGGTGTAGGGGCTTTATTGACAGGTACAATACTTTATTTATCAAGACATCGTACTGATTTATATACTTCGACTAAAGTCACAGCTAAAAAAGCTTGGGTTATAGGCTTATTTCAGATCTTAGCTTTAATACCTGGTGTAAGTCGTTTGGCAGTGACTGCCACAGCTGGAACCCAACAGGAATTATCTTATAATACAGCCTTGAAATTTTCGCTTCTAATGAGCATTCCTATATCTCTAGGCTCAATATTGGTCTATGTGGTTAGAGGTTTTGTTGATATCCATAGCTTATTAGATTTTGATACTTCTTTATGGTATATGTATTTTTATTATTTTACCTCTATGTTTATAAGTTTCTTTGGTACTTTGTATGCCTTGAAGTTTATTTTCATCATTACTCAAAAGGGTAATTTTAGAATGTTTTATGTCTATAATGTGATCTTTGGTTTGATCGCTTTATTGATAGGAATTATTAGATATTAA
- a CDS encoding desulfoferrodoxin family protein yields MNIYFCEKCKRICYTYPVDSPLDCCKQPMILLEAKKEEEGNEKHLPVIEKIGENKINVKVGSVEHPMLEKHFIQWIFIENGDRYLIKTFEPGDKPEADFVVDLNQPVKVYEYCNIHGLWMKEL; encoded by the coding sequence ATGAATATTTATTTTTGCGAAAAATGTAAAAGAATTTGTTACACCTATCCAGTGGATTCACCACTAGATTGCTGCAAACAACCAATGATATTACTAGAAGCTAAAAAAGAAGAAGAAGGTAATGAAAAACATTTACCAGTCATTGAAAAAATCGGCGAAAACAAAATTAATGTTAAAGTAGGTTCTGTTGAACATCCTATGCTTGAAAAACATTTCATTCAATGGATTTTTATTGAAAACGGTGACAGATATCTTATTAAAACATTTGAACCTGGAGACAAACCTGAGGCTGACTTTGTTGTTGATTTAAATCAACCTGTGAAAGTCTATGAATACTGCAATATTCACGGTTTATGGATGAAAGAATTATAA
- a CDS encoding tyrosine-protein phosphatase: protein MMIDIHTHLLPFVDDGVRDYDEAIQIINDLSKQGVNDIFITPHYYKLRNYISSPEENKQIFDTLKSKLDMNDIRLYLANEIKYTKDTLKDIEDKRVLALFKNLYLVEFSTDISVYELSEAIFNMIVKKYIPIIAHVERYENLNKIEDVKAFKKMGALIQVNATSLLGSRGLRTKKWIKKLIKEDLVDFVSSDSHRIHENLMKDAYQYLEKKFSKECAEKLMNNQIVIQA from the coding sequence ATGATGATTGATATTCATACCCATTTACTACCATTTGTAGATGATGGGGTAAGGGATTATGATGAAGCAATCCAAATCATTAATGATTTAAGTAAACAAGGGGTTAATGATATTTTTATTACCCCACATTATTATAAATTAAGAAATTATATATCGAGCCCAGAAGAAAATAAGCAAATTTTTGATACTTTAAAATCTAAGCTAGATATGAATGATATTAGATTATACCTGGCCAATGAAATTAAATATACCAAGGACACTTTAAAAGATATAGAAGATAAAAGAGTCTTAGCCTTATTTAAGAATTTATATTTGGTTGAGTTTTCTACAGATATATCTGTCTATGAGCTCAGTGAAGCTATTTTTAACATGATTGTTAAAAAATATATACCAATAATAGCTCATGTTGAAAGATATGAGAATTTAAATAAAATTGAGGATGTTAAGGCTTTTAAAAAAATGGGTGCTCTTATTCAAGTAAATGCAACAAGTTTGCTTGGTTCTAGGGGTTTAAGAACCAAGAAGTGGATAAAAAAATTAATTAAGGAAGATCTTGTTGATTTTGTATCCAGTGATTCACATCGTATTCATGAAAATTTAATGAAGGATGCTTATCAATATTTAGAGAAAAAATTCTCTAAAGAATGTGCTGAAAAATTAATGAACAATCAAATAGTGATACAAGCATAA
- a CDS encoding polysaccharide biosynthesis protein, which produces MKNLLSRSRSYLRNKTKFNFMAIDAIGIAFTYTIMIVLLRLYVYTEFDYKMAFTLLPSIIIFKIVYYYIFKVYHLVLVNVGLDEVVKISIHIGISNTIIAIITLAIPNFEFIPEFFFIFTTFLEIFTMVAPRIIRRLLKLVMPNHMYRPGKRTLIVGAGPGGKIVLNEIRNNPQVFNNPIAFVDDDENKIGQLLSGYEILGPIKKIPEIIDDLQIQEVIIAIANISKDKLHDLIHIISSRSVTIKRLPQLSEYKDDEPNKIIDVNVEDLLSRKPVELDKTGIKSFIHHKTVLVTGAGGSIGSELVRQIVDYEPDLLVLFDIYENGVYDLQSELNIKFRETKKRIQLVILIGSVYNYQRLEDVFKTYKPDLVFHAAAYKHVPLMEDSAVEAVRTNILGTYNVCKLSDIYQVKKMVLVSSDKAVRPTNVMGATKRFAEMIIQSFANQSKTSYSAVRFGNVLGSNGSVVPLFKKQIENGGPVTLTDKRIIRYFMTIPEASGLILQSAVFAEGGEIFILDMGEPVKIYDLALKMIKLSGYKPFEEIDIKVIGLRPGEKLYEELLVDKSNGHIKTNNEKIFIEKIPCHMDINKEVSDIIQIFESLENIEIKQMIRKYVDTYQLKL; this is translated from the coding sequence ATGAAAAATTTATTAAGTCGAAGTCGTTCCTATTTAAGGAATAAAACAAAATTTAACTTTATGGCAATTGATGCCATAGGTATAGCCTTTACTTATACAATCATGATTGTATTGTTAAGGTTATATGTTTATACAGAATTCGACTATAAAATGGCCTTCACCCTACTTCCTAGCATTATTATTTTTAAGATAGTATATTACTATATATTTAAAGTTTATCATTTGGTATTGGTCAATGTTGGTTTGGATGAAGTTGTTAAAATTTCTATTCATATAGGTATTTCAAATACCATTATCGCGATTATTACTTTAGCCATTCCAAATTTTGAATTTATTCCTGAATTTTTCTTTATTTTTACAACATTCTTAGAAATTTTCACTATGGTAGCGCCAAGAATCATACGTAGATTATTAAAACTTGTCATGCCCAATCATATGTATCGCCCCGGGAAAAGAACTTTGATTGTTGGGGCTGGACCTGGTGGTAAAATTGTTCTAAATGAGATAAGAAATAACCCACAGGTTTTTAATAATCCTATAGCCTTTGTGGATGATGATGAAAATAAAATTGGACAATTATTATCTGGCTATGAAATACTCGGCCCTATCAAAAAAATACCAGAAATCATTGATGACTTGCAAATACAAGAAGTTATCATTGCGATTGCTAATATTAGTAAAGATAAGTTACATGATTTAATTCATATTATTTCTTCTAGATCAGTAACCATAAAAAGATTACCTCAATTATCAGAATATAAGGATGATGAACCTAACAAAATCATTGATGTTAATGTTGAAGATTTGCTTTCAAGAAAACCTGTTGAACTTGATAAGACAGGTATCAAAAGTTTTATTCACCATAAAACAGTTTTAGTCACTGGTGCAGGTGGCTCAATAGGTTCAGAGCTAGTGAGACAAATCGTTGATTATGAACCTGATTTATTAGTATTGTTTGATATCTATGAAAATGGTGTTTATGATTTACAGTCAGAATTAAATATTAAATTTAGAGAAACCAAAAAGAGAATACAACTCGTGATATTAATTGGTTCAGTTTATAATTACCAAAGATTAGAAGATGTATTTAAAACTTATAAACCAGATTTGGTCTTCCATGCTGCTGCATATAAGCATGTACCATTAATGGAAGATAGTGCTGTTGAAGCAGTTAGAACCAATATTTTAGGAACTTACAATGTATGTAAATTATCAGATATATATCAAGTCAAGAAAATGGTTTTAGTCTCATCAGATAAGGCGGTAAGACCAACCAACGTGATGGGCGCTACCAAGCGTTTTGCTGAAATGATTATTCAATCCTTTGCTAATCAATCAAAGACTTCTTATTCAGCTGTTAGATTTGGTAACGTATTAGGATCCAATGGTTCTGTAGTGCCTTTATTTAAAAAGCAAATTGAAAATGGTGGACCTGTTACTTTGACAGATAAACGAATCATCCGCTACTTTATGACGATTCCAGAAGCGAGTGGATTGATTTTACAATCGGCTGTTTTTGCAGAAGGTGGAGAAATCTTTATACTTGATATGGGTGAACCTGTTAAAATTTATGATTTGGCACTTAAAATGATTAAGTTATCGGGCTACAAACCTTTTGAAGAAATTGATATCAAAGTCATTGGTTTAAGACCAGGTGAAAAATTATATGAAGAGTTATTGGTAGATAAGAGTAACGGTCATATCAAAACCAATAATGAAAAAATATTTATAGAGAAAATTCCATGCCATATGGACATTAATAAAGAAGTATCTGATATTATTCAAATCTTTGAATCACTAGAGAATATTGAAATAAAACAGATGATTCGAAAGTATGTTGATACTTATCAACTTAAATTATAA
- a CDS encoding YveK family protein, which translates to MNEELDRINTEQEEGISLKELFKIVWNNIALIIIVGFWVVVLGIVYTFVIATPKYTANASLQMQVKVEENVGSEQSALYIANTIRGTYNDFAISNTVLASVIEDVPELENTSISNLKSQISISSPQDALIIYIQVESTSPELAQEIANQLIENSIEIANGTREDRENIYLKDRLSLLDEATYPSGPSSPNKVLNIAISVILGGIIALGVVFIKEAFNNKFKSPEELEKHLKIKVLATVPGTIKERKVVE; encoded by the coding sequence ATGAATGAAGAACTAGATAGAATAAATACTGAACAAGAAGAAGGGATATCTTTAAAAGAACTTTTTAAGATAGTTTGGAACAATATAGCCTTGATTATTATTGTTGGGTTTTGGGTTGTTGTATTAGGTATTGTATATACCTTTGTAATTGCGACACCTAAATATACAGCCAATGCTTCCCTACAAATGCAAGTTAAGGTTGAAGAAAATGTAGGCAGTGAACAATCTGCTCTTTATATTGCCAATACAATTAGAGGAACATATAATGATTTTGCTATTTCAAACACTGTTTTAGCAAGTGTGATTGAGGATGTTCCTGAACTTGAGAATACATCAATCAGCAATTTGAAAAGTCAAATTTCTATTTCCAGCCCTCAAGATGCTTTGATTATCTATATACAAGTAGAATCAACATCACCTGAACTCGCTCAAGAGATAGCCAATCAATTAATTGAAAATTCGATTGAAATCGCTAATGGAACTAGAGAAGATAGAGAAAATATTTATTTGAAAGATAGGTTAAGCCTTTTGGATGAAGCTACTTATCCAAGTGGTCCTAGTTCTCCTAACAAGGTTTTAAATATTGCTATATCAGTTATCTTAGGTGGAATCATTGCTTTGGGTGTTGTTTTTATTAAAGAAGCTTTTAATAATAAATTTAAATCACCTGAAGAACTAGAAAAACACTTAAAAATCAAAGTTTTAGCTACAGTTCCTGGTACCATTAAAGAAAGAAAGGTTGTGGAATAA
- a CDS encoding undecaprenyl-diphosphate phosphatase, with protein sequence MAFIEALKYLFLGIVQGVTEVLPISSSGHVEISRYILKIDFADNILFLIIVNTGSLFTFIFLYRERLLRLITSFFVYIFNKAKRDSVKSDFVYILKIIVAIIPAGLVGLILEDTINDILSTHGLLLVGIGLLLTATVLYYITREEPFDSKRKNLSWTDIVLMGLAQSVALIPGVSRSGMTSSAALKRGNSVESALDFSFIIYIPVSIGSILLMFIDIFRGEKVVYENNQIFLYLLAFLGAMIATYIAYNLIFNIFKSGKIKYFSYYCFGASAFAILLYIL encoded by the coding sequence TTGGCTTTCATTGAAGCACTCAAGTATTTATTTTTAGGAATTGTCCAAGGGGTCACAGAAGTATTACCAATTTCTTCTAGTGGCCATGTTGAAATTTCTAGATATATTTTGAAAATTGATTTTGCAGATAATATCTTATTTTTAATTATTGTAAACACGGGCTCTTTATTTACTTTTATATTTTTATATCGGGAAAGACTTTTGCGACTGATAACGTCTTTTTTTGTATATATATTTAATAAGGCTAAAAGAGACTCAGTTAAATCAGATTTTGTTTATATTTTAAAGATTATTGTCGCTATTATTCCAGCAGGACTTGTAGGACTAATATTAGAAGATACTATTAATGATATACTATCAACACATGGTCTTTTGCTTGTGGGAATAGGGTTATTATTGACAGCGACTGTCCTATATTACATCACAAGAGAAGAACCTTTTGATTCAAAGAGAAAGAACTTAAGCTGGACAGATATTGTCCTTATGGGATTGGCACAGTCGGTGGCTTTAATCCCAGGAGTATCTAGATCCGGTATGACTAGTTCTGCAGCTTTAAAAAGAGGCAATTCGGTTGAGTCTGCATTAGATTTTTCTTTTATCATTTATATACCAGTATCCATAGGATCGATATTGTTAATGTTTATTGATATATTTAGAGGCGAAAAAGTTGTATATGAAAATAATCAAATTTTCTTATATCTATTAGCTTTTTTAGGGGCTATGATTGCGACTTATATTGCTTATAATCTTATTTTTAATATCTTTAAATCTGGTAAAATTAAATACTTTTCTTACTACTGTTTCGGTGCGAGCGCTTTTGCTATATTGCTTTATATCTTATAG
- a CDS encoding response regulator transcription factor — MNNKRVLVVDDEFRIRKLLVEFLKRHNYDTVEAKDGEEAIDILFEKNEKFDLIILDVMMPKYDGWYVLESIRDYMTTPVVMLTARSDEYDQLKGFKLGADDYVTKPFSPSVLMARINKILHKEKEEVQVLDFGLIHMDLASRQVYVNQDKIELTPKEFELLRYFINNKGIALSRDKILNAVWNYDYYGDLRTVDTHIKQLRAKLGDLSYYISTVRSVGYRLDVENEFITEK; from the coding sequence ATGAACAATAAACGTGTATTAGTTGTTGATGATGAATTTAGAATAAGGAAACTCTTGGTTGAGTTTTTAAAACGCCACAACTATGATACAGTTGAAGCTAAAGATGGTGAAGAAGCCATTGATATTTTATTTGAGAAAAATGAAAAATTTGACTTAATCATCCTTGATGTGATGATGCCTAAATATGACGGCTGGTATGTCTTAGAAAGTATTAGAGACTATATGACAACCCCTGTTGTTATGTTAACTGCTAGAAGTGATGAGTATGATCAATTAAAAGGATTTAAGTTAGGGGCAGATGATTACGTGACTAAACCCTTTTCTCCTTCGGTTTTAATGGCAAGAATTAATAAGATACTCCATAAGGAAAAAGAAGAAGTTCAAGTCTTAGATTTTGGTCTAATCCATATGGATTTAGCATCAAGGCAAGTCTATGTTAATCAAGATAAAATAGAGTTAACCCCTAAAGAATTTGAACTTTTAAGGTATTTTATTAACAACAAGGGTATAGCCTTATCTAGAGATAAAATTTTGAACGCAGTTTGGAATTACGATTATTATGGAGACTTAAGAACTGTTGATACTCATATTAAACAATTAAGAGCTAAATTAGGAGATTTATCATATTATATCTCTACAGTTAGATCTGTAGGGTATCGTTTGGATGTAGAAAATGAATTCATCACTGAGAAGTAA
- the rlmD gene encoding 23S rRNA (uracil(1939)-C(5))-methyltransferase RlmD: MMKLIEKQKLKLNIRKQGINGEGIGYFNRVAVFVPGAIRKEVVNVEVEKVYDNYAVAKIIDIERPSTKRVLPPCKYYDQCGHCDLQHIEYNEQLKIKQLILEQSFKRYTNLNEVKNKIDKTLNDQEKEHYSTYLDLVLKNTNFGLAMGYYKPMTNHFVYIDQCIIQDKEINQIAGLALKLFRKYKMKAHDFRNKEGTLFNLVIRYFKDTDQASLVIVVNRQTPKLKQIAKELVDTFKSIQSVGFSMYQAESQLLVHPPVEVLAGQERLITRYHGLECHVSLAGAYPNHLKVSEMMDENIVKYTGMAEDDLVLNLYEQSSVSSLFFAQYAEKVIAIDYLEDSILDAKINIKNLAIKNIELIQDHVEAVLPKLLKNNDQTKIVILNAPKHGLSQTTIDLLNKYKVDQVVYISQNPSSLAKDMDRLMMSYSVSKIIPVDLYPQTARIDSLTFMNRL; this comes from the coding sequence ATGATGAAATTAATAGAGAAACAAAAATTAAAACTTAATATTAGAAAACAAGGAATCAATGGTGAAGGCATTGGTTATTTTAACCGTGTAGCTGTTTTTGTTCCTGGAGCTATTCGTAAAGAAGTGGTAAATGTCGAAGTAGAGAAAGTGTATGATAATTACGCAGTGGCTAAAATCATCGATATAGAACGACCTTCAACAAAAAGAGTTTTACCACCTTGTAAATATTATGACCAATGTGGGCATTGTGATTTGCAACACATTGAATACAATGAACAATTGAAAATCAAACAATTAATCTTAGAACAATCATTTAAACGTTATACAAATTTAAATGAAGTGAAGAATAAAATTGATAAGACTTTAAATGACCAAGAAAAAGAACACTATAGTACCTATCTAGACTTGGTTTTAAAAAACACTAATTTTGGTTTAGCCATGGGTTATTATAAACCAATGACCAATCATTTTGTTTATATTGATCAATGCATTATTCAAGACAAAGAAATAAATCAAATTGCTGGTTTGGCATTGAAGTTATTTAGAAAATATAAAATGAAAGCTCATGATTTTAGAAATAAAGAAGGTACTTTGTTTAATTTGGTGATTCGTTATTTCAAAGATACTGATCAAGCATCGCTTGTAATTGTTGTCAATAGACAGACGCCTAAACTTAAACAAATCGCTAAAGAATTGGTTGATACATTTAAGTCAATTCAATCAGTAGGCTTTAGTATGTATCAAGCTGAAAGTCAATTGCTTGTTCATCCCCCAGTTGAAGTTCTTGCTGGTCAAGAACGTTTAATCACTAGATATCATGGTTTAGAATGTCATGTATCATTGGCAGGCGCTTATCCAAATCATCTTAAAGTATCTGAGATGATGGATGAAAATATCGTAAAATATACAGGTATGGCTGAGGATGACCTTGTACTTAACTTATATGAACAATCAAGTGTATCTTCTTTATTCTTCGCTCAATATGCCGAAAAAGTGATTGCTATTGATTATTTAGAAGATTCTATCTTAGACGCCAAGATTAATATTAAGAACTTAGCTATTAAAAATATTGAATTGATTCAAGATCATGTTGAAGCAGTGTTACCTAAGCTATTAAAAAATAATGATCAAACTAAAATCGTTATCTTAAATGCACCCAAACATGGTTTAAGTCAAACGACTATTGATTTATTGAATAAATATAAGGTGGACCAAGTTGTTTATATCTCTCAAAATCCATCTTCACTTGCCAAAGATATGGATAGATTAATGATGTCTTATTCTGTAAGTAAAATTATACCTGTGGATTTATACCCACAGACAGCAAGAATAGATAGTTTAACATTTATGAATAGATTATAA
- a CDS encoding sensor histidine kinase, translated as MNSSLRSKLFLITYGTILAFIAGLIIFNNTILRNYYTFRRNTHLVEAYEETVRLNILDIDYENKVAVIESGYNISIQVLYQENELDLNKSFQETLEDDQILTMVYGHSYWLNRQDVLHFIYEYQKSLMNQEEFSLARDVDIDSSQEKAFLFDVDPRSVNHDEELVGLFVVKPLNQGYMYYFNTITTSSINENIWIFNSFTVVLGMFFMILSAIVMYFLSYKLTNPILEINRVANEIANLNFSDKAMVETEDEIGHLAQSINIMSDELKTNIEELKVSNKRLAEEILYKNEIEKQRRDFIASASHELKTPLSLIMGYSEALKLEDISKEDKDNYLDIVIDETHKMNKLVRELLNISQIESGVITVNQSEFSIKKLVESTYQLLAIKINEKDISFSMDVEDILVQSDYDQLQTVLINFINNAINHISDPNKIHISTRVEDAFVRLSVFNTGSQIPEEDILNLWDSFYKVDKARTRAYGGHGLGLSICKTIFESLDYSYGIKNEKNGVTFYFDIKIIKPIEADISL; from the coding sequence ATGAATTCATCACTGAGAAGTAAACTCTTTTTAATCACCTATGGGACTATTTTAGCTTTTATTGCAGGTTTGATTATTTTTAATAATACCATATTAAGAAACTATTATACATTTAGAAGAAATACTCATTTAGTTGAAGCCTATGAAGAGACTGTAAGACTTAACATTCTAGATATTGATTATGAGAATAAAGTCGCTGTCATTGAAAGTGGTTATAATATTTCAATTCAAGTATTGTATCAAGAAAATGAACTTGACCTAAATAAGAGTTTCCAAGAAACATTAGAGGATGATCAAATATTGACCATGGTTTATGGACATTCTTATTGGCTTAATCGTCAAGATGTTTTACATTTTATTTATGAATATCAAAAATCTTTAATGAATCAAGAAGAGTTCTCATTAGCTAGAGATGTTGATATTGATTCATCACAAGAAAAAGCTTTTCTTTTTGATGTTGATCCTCGATCTGTTAATCACGATGAAGAACTCGTAGGTTTATTTGTGGTAAAACCCTTAAATCAGGGATATATGTATTATTTTAATACCATCACAACATCTTCAATCAATGAGAATATTTGGATATTCAATTCTTTTACCGTGGTTTTAGGTATGTTCTTTATGATTTTATCTGCTATTGTCATGTATTTTCTTTCTTATAAGTTAACAAACCCTATTTTGGAGATTAATCGAGTGGCTAATGAAATCGCAAATCTTAATTTTTCTGATAAAGCTATGGTTGAAACAGAAGATGAAATTGGCCATTTAGCGCAATCTATCAATATAATGTCGGATGAATTAAAAACCAATATAGAAGAATTGAAAGTATCTAATAAACGACTTGCTGAAGAAATTCTCTATAAAAATGAAATAGAAAAACAAAGAAGAGACTTTATTGCTTCTGCTTCCCATGAATTAAAAACACCATTGTCCTTAATTATGGGCTATTCAGAGGCCTTGAAGTTAGAGGATATTTCTAAAGAAGATAAAGATAATTATCTTGACATTGTCATAGATGAAACCCATAAAATGAATAAATTAGTGAGAGAACTGCTTAATATATCACAAATTGAATCTGGTGTAATTACAGTTAACCAATCAGAATTTTCTATTAAGAAATTAGTTGAATCAACCTATCAGTTATTGGCCATAAAAATTAATGAAAAAGATATAAGTTTCTCTATGGATGTTGAGGATATTTTGGTCCAATCTGATTACGATCAATTACAAACGGTCTTAATTAATTTTATTAACAATGCCATTAACCATATATCCGATCCGAATAAAATACATATATCAACTCGAGTTGAAGATGCATTTGTAAGACTATCTGTATTTAATACAGGAAGTCAAATTCCTGAAGAAGATATCTTAAACTTGTGGGATAGCTTTTATAAGGTGGATAAGGCAAGAACAAGAGCCTATGGTGGTCATGGTTTAGGATTATCTATATGCAAAACTATTTTTGAATCTTTAGATTATTCTTATGGTATTAAGAATGAAAAAAATGGTGTTACGTTTTATTTTGATATCAAAATCATAAAACCGATTGAAGCAGATATAAGTCTGTGA